aacataacagacctgatattgttcttTGGGACAGGGAACAAAACTCATGCACTGTTGAAGAGgacagctgcccagcagatgtgaaTGTACAGTTAAAATTCCAGGGAAAAAAGAACATTTATAGACAATAAATGCGGAACTAACAGCTCTTGTAGCCTTACTATGAATTCTCACTCGTAGCTATCATCATAGgcattaggttatgtaccaacaaataTGAGCAAAAACCTTGAAATACTCTGTTTCATGAAGAAAGAGCAAAAGGAACTGATGTGAATTCTCCAAATGTAATCTCCTCGTAAGCTTTGTAAGACGTTCCAGTGAAGCTTTGTAAGACGCTCCAAATATTCTCCATCTGCGCTTTTATGCAAATAGATGCACACGCTTGACTGTATGCATCGACtgctcaaccaacacaccaactcatcCACGTATTTACAAAGACCGAGAACTCTCTTAACTTAAAAAGTCTTGGTGCTTTGTCAGCGACCGGTTTGAAGAACATAAGTtgaactgacatatatatatgcatacttgcaaACACGCGCGCGCCcccacgcacgcatgcacacatacatatatatatacatacatatacttatatacattcacacatatatacatacataaatgtttgtgtatgtatgtggtaacCAAAATACAAGCCTTGTGACCTACAATTCCCATCAGTCTGCTGATGTTGACACTCAATTTGAATCTCTCAATTTCGATGTGGGTATGTAATAAACAGGTATTTCACAGGGATTTTATTCTCAGCGGGAAGGAGTAATCAGTGTTTAGTACAGGATGTTGTACGAGAAATACAACGTGGTTTCCTGAAGTGGAGTCAAGGAGGCATTGGTGTAGGTTAGTTAATCTTAAACTTTGTActgaaacgaaatatatatgaTTGTCTGACAATCATTCATTTCCCATATAATCTAGGAGTCTGGGTTTGATGTTCTAGCATGGTTTTGGTCACAATGGTTAAAAGAAAGAGCATCATAAGAGTAAAATGAATTTAACTTTGATCCCCGACTTGATGCTTCTTTGATAGCTTTCTTATTCTTCAGATGATCgctaaatcaaagaaaaaatgcaactgcaataatttttttacaaacaaaagGTTTACCTGAAGAGTGAAAAATTGCTTTCCTCATTGAGGCGAAACTCCTTTACAATAACATCAATATCGTCATGAACTGCAGCTTCTTTTATTGCAGATATTGCTGTTTGATCTTCCTTCAGCTGTCCATATCGTGTATTTAGTTCCTTCTCTAATTTCTTCAAGCTGTTATCCAAAGTATACCAATCCCGTTCTCTGGAAACATCAGCCATAAAGTTCTCGAAATTGCACTGCTGCACAGATTGTCGGTCTATTTCGTTTAGTTCGAAATTAAAGTGATATTCATGAAGTTTAATTAACTGCCTCATTCCAACAACTTTTTTGTCAGCTTCTGTTATCCTGTCGCCAATATCTACACAGGCCTTGGATATTGTTTGCATTCTTGAGAAGAGATTATCATGTTTCTCCTCtagattgaagaaaatatcttcaaatattcTCAATCGTTGATTTAGGCTGTAgaattcatttcttatttttgccAATTCCGACCGAATTTGGCCGAACTCAAGTGTTTTCACTTCCAGTGAATTTTCCATAATGTTGATCTGTTTCTTCAAGGCTTCCTCTATCTCTTGGAAGTTATGTATCTCTTTTTGCTCCaatatgattttgttttttcgtttattAATGATACTATCAAATAAAGCTAAGTCTTCTGGTTTCATCACTTCTCGGCATAATTTTCTTTCCAGTTTCTGCACATCTACCATGTTGTCCATAAGAAACTGCTCACTATGAGGAAGTTTGTAGTTTTGTCTAAGATACAGCATGAAGTTTAACTCTGCTTCATCCAACTTTAATCGTTTCATGTTCGAGTTCTGCCAAAGTAAAGTTTTATTCAGTTGGTTCAATTGTGTGGCGGAATTCCTAAAAAGGCATTTCAGCTTATGCTGCAAATGATTCAATTCATTAGGTTTGATGGACTTGTCAGCCATTGTCTACTGATGCTGGCAGTGGTGCGCTTGAcaaagggttgttgttgttggtggtggtggtggctagaAGAACAAGCAGTGGAAACATTAGGTTACTGCTCAGACAACAAATCTACAAAGGAatttacgcacatacatgtatacatttttatctggaatgtgcgtgtgtctgtgtgtgtgtatatatatatatatataatagctttcTTCCTATGTTATTCTTCTCTTTCCATCcctcttgttatttatttttttacgctCCAAACTAAATTCAGTAATTTTTCAGAGTAGCTACCAAAATATActtaatatacgtacatatttgtaatatataggAAACTAAGAACCcaaaaatttatattgaattgatcaaatgaaaaaaaatgaaagcaaacaaaaaaccATTGGTCAAGATTTTCAAATAGCAGCATTCTATGAAGTAAGCCTAGGCAACGGAAATACAAGAATCTTGTATGGAGTGAAGCGacgagagagtgggggaagaggaaaataatttcagtgaaaattataaaatgaccGAGAACATCAAAGTTTTCAAATAAAGGCATAAAAAGGGTCAATATGTCAGAATTTACAAAtaagtgaaaatcgtgcgggtgttatgTTACTCTAAAAAAGTACCCAAATTCTGGATCTCTACTTCAAGAATAATATGGACATctttcatgatgtgaaagtgatgcCGACTTTAGTCTCGGATCacacataatagagctgtctaggtttgggccgaaagtaaccagagacatacagcctaaaggaagcacccgaaatctctccgatctgaacttccacaaagcacaCTGGAAATCGATCTAAagagagatcctcagagaggactggccgaaatgtctctcaacaccagacattgacatgaaactagaatgtttcatgtcttctgtgcaagccttatgccagaaatatgtcccagagcacaaggccaaaacaaataggagcaagattccaagagacaggaatatcctcatgagacgacggacgaaggttgcaaatcgtctcaacaaacatcccaaaagtagcaaGAAGTCcagcctaaaaacaacactgatggagatcgaaaaaagggtgcaacaatcctatgtgaaggagaaagcagacaaagaagcctgggttataaaaaacattaagtcaaacccaaatGCCTtatttcattacgcgaaagaaacaacCTCAGTACACTGAAAGAtcggacccctcttccaaaaatatggctccctcacagacagtccaactaaggtcataaatatatatatgtatatatatatattatatatatatatattatatatataatatataatatatatatatatatatatatatatatacttatatatatatataattaatacacacatacagacacacacacatatatatatatatatatatatatatatataaaatacatacatatatacaatacatacatatatatacagtacatacatacatataaacaatacatacatatatacaatacatatatatatacaatacatacatatatatatatatttttttttagtttcacctcagagctgcggccatactgatgcaccgccgttttgtgctacgcTATTATTACTAAgggcctcctctaatatgtgacacttggtgaagaatggggtttgatacagctactctcatttgcacctcttgccgtgaggtaggttcatctgggactcttgataggaagatgtccagctttgatttaaaaaccgctacatctaccttgtgcaagttcctcagactctttgggagaatattaaaaagctgtgggcctctgaaacccaggctgttgcagaagctggtcctgaagcgtgatggcattgctgggatctttggcactatgcagtgtcgtcccgttctagcattggtgtagcttacaatgccaaaatttggcacaattccttccaggatcttccagacatatattactgcatacctctcccgtcttctctccagggagtagagtcttagctgtttcaacctttcccagtagctgagctgttgcaaagagacgatcttctttgtgaatcttctctggattgcttcaaggtccgctgttaattttacactggttggtgaccatagctgtgagcagtaatccaggcggctgaggacgaatgtccgccagaggaccatcatggtttccttatctctggttctgaatgttcttaggatccatccagccagtcgtctgcactttgtcgccatcctggtaatgtgcacttggaaagaggtatcatcactcatgtcgatacccaggtccctcacagacttaggctctgggattgaaattccctgtggaccggtgtatcctgtaagtttaatattcagttttggatgctggtagcgcagggcctggaatttttcagcattaaactgcatattattatcttcagcccatctgtagattgagtccaactcctgctgcaggtgtgcaacatcgctggggttctgtattttctgcgagactttcgtatcgtctgcatagctggccagagtggctatccgggcatttgagggcatatctgagagggccattataaaaagcagtggtcccaagacagtgccctgtggaacaccgctcactatttgtgtgttcaatttctttcctgagagatcttactgcatgcaatcaagccctatgcataacacttgtggaaactcacctcaaccctgatatagaggacgcagaagtacacataccaaactatgccaaatagtacacataccaaactatgccaaatatgacaaattcgaactgatccactttggaagggaggacgctctgaaactcccatactcccttccttctggagaaattctcatggcatccaacaacatcagagacttgggagtaacagtggacaacaacataagctgggctacacatataagcagcaaagttgacatggcccgcattttgtgttcctggattctcagaaccttccagtcgagagattcccacactattatccttctcttctccacttttgcccgaccccaccttgaatactgctgtccactgtggtctccctacacaaaacaagaTATTATGAGAATtaaagctccccaaaggtcaattacaaaaaagttagatggcatgtcagaccttgactactggggtagactagagaagctgaaactgtattcactccaacgacgccgtgaacgctacattatctgtatgatgtggaaaatattccatcagcactgtccgaatgatgttgatacatccaaggcttggaccacgtgccatccgtccacaacaaaaatctaaatcgcaccacataacgacaatacggcacaactatttcacctcaattggacccgctctcttcaacattacactaggacacgtcaaaaaagaaactgaccacacaaaattcaagaagtctttggacaaattccttcaaacagtcccggacaaaccatccacatccggatatgtctccgcaaacaataactctctgctcgaatgggccttggtatccaaatcctgaattgaaagacttcgccaggtggtgctatcaagctagacatggcctgggccaatactggccaaaacctttctaagttatatatatacatatatatacatatatacatatatatacatatatatacatatatgtatatatataaatatatatataatatatatatatatatatatatatacatatatatatatacacacatatatatacatatatatatatatacacacatatatatatacatatatatatatataattaatcaaaataaaaacatgatgctaaggattcagcggtacatatgtttcgggcctttattagacggatttataacaatgcataatgtgtgtctatggccttcttcagccgcgcataATTACTACCCCAAGGACATGTATAAcatctacattgagagaaggacgagatggacgcttcatttttgtgctgctgacgcattatgtcgtacgcgaatgagacgatttgcatccccaacgtagaatttttgatgtaatacatgtccttggggtagtaattgtgcgcggctgaagaaggccatagacacacattatgcattgttataaatccgtctaataaaggcctgaaacatatgtaccgctgaatccttggcatcatgtttttattttgattaatttactccaccacctacaccaccaaacggtatatacaggtgcttacaattatcaagtactcaccctgaatttctgtacccaactcatatatatatatatatatatatataataatatatatatatatatatatatacatatatatatacatatatacatatatatatacatatatatattatacatatatatacatataaatacaccacacacacatatatatatacatatatatatatatatatatatatatatatatatatatatataatatatatatatatatatatacatatatataacatatatatatatatacacacacacatatatacacacacatatatatatatacacacatatatatatatacacacacatatatatatatacacacacatatatatatatacacacatatatatatacacatatatatacataca
Above is a window of Octopus sinensis linkage group LG25, ASM634580v1, whole genome shotgun sequence DNA encoding:
- the LOC115224480 gene encoding uncharacterized protein LOC115224480, with amino-acid sequence MADKSIKPNELNHLQHKLKCLFRNSATQLNQLNKTLLWQNSNMKRLKLDEAELNFMLYLRQNYKLPHSEQFLMDNMVDVQKLERKLCREVMKPEDLALFDSIINKRKNKIILEQKEIHNFQEIEEALKKQINIMENSLEVKTLEFGQIRSELAKIRNEFYSLNQRLRIFEDIFFNLEEKHDNLFSRMQTISKACVDIGDRITEADKKVVGMRQLIKLHEYHFNFELNEIDRQSVQQCNFENFMADVSRERDWYTLDNSLKKLEKELNTRYGQLKEDQTAISAIKEAAVHDDIDVIVKEFRLNEESNFSLFRFAVEIHGQLKNNDNELQSLLTKFYEDDKSFMIQYSQLRNTLQSYQATVSADLEDAEAALEMMDIGAEHMAIFREDLIELMELLACDSILKTDVENNDIKDFPKDAIIDVQDKINQIRDRSKNLQSKKLRRLPQIIQPYESIHLMTSPPDLPTWD